A window from Bos indicus isolate NIAB-ARS_2022 breed Sahiwal x Tharparkar chromosome 1, NIAB-ARS_B.indTharparkar_mat_pri_1.0, whole genome shotgun sequence encodes these proteins:
- the POPDC2 gene encoding popeye domain-containing protein 2 isoform X2 has protein sequence MSSNRSMEGQLLWHGPLCIAWRQDLEGAVFHLANCFLLLGFMGGSGVYGCFYLFGFLGTGYLCCVLWGWFGACGLDIVLWSVLLAMACVLQLAHLVYRLREDTLPEELDLLYKTLCLPLQVPLPAYKEIVHCCEEQVLTLATEQTYAVEGETPIDRLSLLLSGRVRVSQDGQFLHYIFPYQFMDSPEWESLHPSEEGVFQVTLTAETECSYISWPRKNLHLLLTKERYISRLFSVLLGYDISEKLYALNDKLFAKFGLRFDIRLPSLYHVLGSAAPDAGPQSEKDDEEVREPAATPPQALHTSVQQTPPSSPPPLVTSSPAPPPWVRMSRPDSGVLASRTPLRSYSEVMSRGQAPLAPTQTPEL, from the exons ATGAGCAGCAACCGCAGCATGGAGGGCCAGCTCCTCTGGCACGGGCCACTGTGCATCGCCTGGAGGCAGGACCTGGAAGGGGCTGTCTTCCACCTGGCCAACTGCTTCCTGCTCCTGGGCTTCATGGGCGGCAGCGGGGTGTATGGGTGCTTCTACCTTTTTGGCTTCCTGGGCACAGGCtacctgtgctgtgtgctatggGGCTGGTTCGGTGCCTGCGGCCTGGACATTGTTCTCTGGAGCGTCCTGCTGGCCATGGCCTGCGTGCTCCAGCTGGCACACCTGGTGTACCGCCTGCGTGAGGACACCCTCCCCGAGGAGCTGGACCTGCTCTACAAGACGCTGTGCCTGCCCCTGCAGGTGCCCCTGCCAGCATACAAGGAGATCGTGCACTGCTGCGAGGAGCAGGTCTTGACTCTGGCCACGGAGCAGACCTATGCCGTGGAGGGCGAGACGCCCATTGACCGCCTGTCCCTGCTGCTCTCTGGCCG GGTTCGTGTGAGCCAGGACGGGCAGTTTCTGCACTACATCTTTCCTTACCAGTTCATGGACTCTCCCGAGTGGGAATCGCTGCATCCCTCTGAGGAGGGGGTGTTTCAG GTCACTCTAACAGCTGAGACTGAATGTAGCTACATTTCCTGGCCCCGGAAAAATCTCCACCTCCTTCTGACCAAAGAGCGATACATCTCTCGCCTCTTCTCGGTCCTGCTGGGCTATGACATCTCAGAGAAGCTCTACGCTCTCAATGACAAGCTCTTCGCTAAGTTCGGGCTACGCTTTGACATCCGTCTCCCCAGCCTCTACCACGTCCTCGGTTCTGCTGCCCCAGATGCAGGACCACAGTCTGAGAAGGATGACGAGGAAGTCCGTGAGCCAGCGGCAACCCCTCCTCAGGCTCTGCACACATCTGTCCAGCAAACACCCCCTAGCTCCCCACCTCCACTGGTCACCAGCTCTCCTGCACCTCCTCCCTGGGTCAGAATGTCCAGGCCCGACAGCGGCGTCCTGG CTTCCAGAACTCCTCTCCGGAGCTACTCTGAAGTTATGTCCAGGGGACAGGCGCCCTTGGCTCCAACCCAGACTCCTGAACTGTAA
- the POPDC2 gene encoding popeye domain-containing protein 2 isoform X1, protein MSSNRSMEGQLLWHGPLCIAWRQDLEGAVFHLANCFLLLGFMGGSGVYGCFYLFGFLGTGYLCCVLWGWFGACGLDIVLWSVLLAMACVLQLAHLVYRLREDTLPEELDLLYKTLCLPLQVPLPAYKEIVHCCEEQVLTLATEQTYAVEGETPIDRLSLLLSGRVRVSQDGQFLHYIFPYQFMDSPEWESLHPSEEGVFQVTLTAETECSYISWPRKNLHLLLTKERYISRLFSVLLGYDISEKLYALNDKLFAKFGLRFDIRLPSLYHVLGSAAPDAGPQSEKDDEEVREPAATPPQALHTSVQQTPPSSPPPLVTSSPAPPPWVRMSRPDSGVLGEDSTSLVLEDFEEVSGSESFMDYKSDGEYMR, encoded by the exons ATGAGCAGCAACCGCAGCATGGAGGGCCAGCTCCTCTGGCACGGGCCACTGTGCATCGCCTGGAGGCAGGACCTGGAAGGGGCTGTCTTCCACCTGGCCAACTGCTTCCTGCTCCTGGGCTTCATGGGCGGCAGCGGGGTGTATGGGTGCTTCTACCTTTTTGGCTTCCTGGGCACAGGCtacctgtgctgtgtgctatggGGCTGGTTCGGTGCCTGCGGCCTGGACATTGTTCTCTGGAGCGTCCTGCTGGCCATGGCCTGCGTGCTCCAGCTGGCACACCTGGTGTACCGCCTGCGTGAGGACACCCTCCCCGAGGAGCTGGACCTGCTCTACAAGACGCTGTGCCTGCCCCTGCAGGTGCCCCTGCCAGCATACAAGGAGATCGTGCACTGCTGCGAGGAGCAGGTCTTGACTCTGGCCACGGAGCAGACCTATGCCGTGGAGGGCGAGACGCCCATTGACCGCCTGTCCCTGCTGCTCTCTGGCCG GGTTCGTGTGAGCCAGGACGGGCAGTTTCTGCACTACATCTTTCCTTACCAGTTCATGGACTCTCCCGAGTGGGAATCGCTGCATCCCTCTGAGGAGGGGGTGTTTCAG GTCACTCTAACAGCTGAGACTGAATGTAGCTACATTTCCTGGCCCCGGAAAAATCTCCACCTCCTTCTGACCAAAGAGCGATACATCTCTCGCCTCTTCTCGGTCCTGCTGGGCTATGACATCTCAGAGAAGCTCTACGCTCTCAATGACAAGCTCTTCGCTAAGTTCGGGCTACGCTTTGACATCCGTCTCCCCAGCCTCTACCACGTCCTCGGTTCTGCTGCCCCAGATGCAGGACCACAGTCTGAGAAGGATGACGAGGAAGTCCGTGAGCCAGCGGCAACCCCTCCTCAGGCTCTGCACACATCTGTCCAGCAAACACCCCCTAGCTCCCCACCTCCACTGGTCACCAGCTCTCCTGCACCTCCTCCCTGGGTCAGAATGTCCAGGCCCGACAGCGGCGTCCTGGGTGAGGACTCCACCAGTCTGGTTCTGGAGGATTTTGAGGAGGTGTCGGGATCAGAATCATTCATGGATTATAAGAGTGATGGGGAGTACATGAGGTGA
- the COX17 gene encoding cytochrome c oxidase copper chaperone, with the protein MRANRLRQVWRVQAVCASCCFGARKMPGLAAAGPAPSESQEKKPLKPCCACPETKKARDACIIEKGEEQCGHLIEAHKECMRALGFKI; encoded by the exons ATGCGCGCAAATCGGCTTCGCCAAGTCTGGAGAGTTCAGGCTGTCTGTGCTAGTTGCTGTTTTGGGGCACGAAAAATGCCAGGTCTGGCGGCCGCAGGCCCTGCCCCATCTGAGTCGCAGGAGAAGAAGCCGCTGAAGCCCTGCTGCGCCTGCCCGGAGACCAAGAAGGCGCGCGATGCGTG CATAATTGAGAAAGGAGAAGAGCAATGTGGACACCTAATTGAAGCCCACAAGGAGTGCATGAGAGCCCTGGGATTTAAGATATGA